The Trinickia acidisoli genome includes a window with the following:
- a CDS encoding molybdopterin-containing oxidoreductase family protein, producing the protein MNAPLEFARAVCPHDCPDTCAMRVTVADGKVIKVAGDPDHAPTQGVLCTKVTRYPERVHHAQRLTTPLKRVGRKGEGRFEPVSWDDALSLAAGRLSEIVQREPQALLPYSYAGTMGLVQGESIAQRFFHKLGASRLDRTICSAAGMAGLKYTYGASLGMHLEFFEESELILIWGANPITSSLHFWTRAQEAKRRGARLVAIDPYRSLTAEKCHQHIALRPGTDGAFALGMIHVLIAEHLIDHAYVEAHTVGFEALKARAAAYPPDRVAQICGIDEGELVELARLYGKTRKAAIRLNYGMQRVRGGGNATRAIACLPSLTGAWRDRAGGLLLSSSGWVPFDNAALQRPDLIPGWPAELPRIVNMNAIGDALLHEGDATFGPKIEALIVYNSNPVAVAPDSARVAAGFAREDLFTIVLEHFQTDTADYADLVLPATTQLEHFDLHRSYGHTYVMVNRPAIAPVGDARPNTEIFRGLARQMGLSDPALFESDETVGRNGLRWDDPALEGIDWAKLNEAGWAKLNLPDAPFADGGFRTPSGKCEFESSLLAREGLDPLPDYLPPYESADGSPELAARYPLAMISPPARHFLNSTFVNVDSLRDSEREPHLDMHPLDAAARGISEGDNVRIRNDRGAFLARVRVTDRTREGVVVGMSIWWKKLAPDGCNANQVTSQALTDLGGSATFYDCLVEVEHAEI; encoded by the coding sequence ATGAATGCGCCCCTCGAATTTGCCCGCGCCGTCTGTCCTCACGATTGCCCAGACACGTGCGCGATGCGCGTGACCGTCGCCGACGGCAAGGTAATCAAGGTCGCCGGCGATCCCGATCATGCGCCGACGCAAGGCGTCCTCTGTACGAAAGTCACCCGCTATCCCGAGCGCGTCCACCATGCACAGCGCCTGACGACGCCTTTGAAACGGGTCGGCCGCAAGGGCGAAGGCCGGTTCGAGCCGGTCAGTTGGGACGACGCACTGTCGCTCGCGGCGGGGCGGCTCTCCGAGATCGTCCAGCGTGAGCCGCAGGCGCTGCTACCTTATAGCTATGCCGGCACGATGGGTTTGGTGCAGGGCGAAAGCATCGCGCAACGCTTCTTTCACAAACTCGGGGCATCACGGCTCGATCGCACGATTTGCTCGGCTGCGGGGATGGCAGGGCTCAAATACACGTACGGTGCCTCGCTGGGGATGCATCTCGAATTCTTCGAGGAAAGCGAGCTCATTCTCATCTGGGGCGCCAATCCAATCACCTCGAGTCTGCATTTCTGGACGCGGGCCCAAGAGGCCAAGCGGCGCGGCGCGCGACTCGTCGCCATCGACCCCTATCGCTCGCTGACGGCAGAGAAGTGTCATCAGCACATCGCACTGCGTCCCGGAACGGACGGCGCTTTCGCGCTCGGAATGATTCATGTGCTGATTGCCGAGCATCTGATCGACCACGCGTACGTCGAAGCACATACGGTCGGCTTCGAGGCACTCAAGGCGCGCGCAGCGGCCTATCCGCCTGATCGCGTTGCGCAGATTTGCGGCATCGACGAAGGCGAACTCGTCGAACTCGCCCGGCTTTACGGCAAGACGCGCAAAGCGGCTATCCGTCTGAACTACGGGATGCAACGCGTGCGCGGCGGCGGCAATGCCACGCGCGCGATCGCCTGTTTGCCGTCGTTGACGGGCGCGTGGCGCGATCGAGCGGGCGGGTTGCTGTTGTCGTCATCGGGCTGGGTGCCGTTCGATAACGCGGCGCTGCAGCGGCCCGATCTGATCCCGGGCTGGCCAGCCGAGCTGCCACGCATCGTCAATATGAACGCCATCGGCGATGCGCTGCTGCATGAGGGCGACGCGACGTTCGGCCCCAAGATCGAGGCGCTGATCGTCTACAACTCGAATCCGGTCGCCGTGGCGCCCGATTCGGCACGCGTCGCGGCCGGGTTTGCGCGAGAGGATCTGTTTACGATCGTCCTCGAGCATTTCCAGACCGACACCGCCGATTACGCCGATCTCGTTCTGCCGGCCACGACGCAGCTCGAGCACTTCGATCTGCATCGGTCGTACGGCCATACCTATGTGATGGTCAATCGGCCCGCGATCGCACCGGTCGGAGACGCACGTCCCAACACCGAGATCTTTCGCGGCCTCGCGCGCCAAATGGGCCTGAGCGACCCCGCGCTGTTCGAAAGCGACGAAACCGTCGGACGAAACGGGCTGCGCTGGGATGATCCCGCGCTCGAAGGCATCGATTGGGCAAAGCTGAACGAGGCGGGCTGGGCGAAGCTGAACCTGCCCGATGCGCCGTTCGCCGATGGTGGCTTCCGCACGCCGTCGGGCAAATGCGAGTTCGAGAGCTCGCTGCTCGCACGCGAAGGGCTGGACCCGCTGCCCGATTACCTGCCGCCTTACGAATCGGCCGACGGCTCGCCCGAACTCGCGGCGCGCTATCCGCTCGCGATGATTTCGCCGCCCGCGCGCCACTTCCTCAACAGCACCTTCGTGAACGTCGACAGCCTGCGCGACAGCGAGCGCGAGCCGCATCTAGACATGCATCCGCTCGATGCAGCCGCACGCGGCATCAGCGAGGGCGATAACGTTCGCATTCGCAACGACCGCGGCGCGTTCCTCGCCCGCGTTCGGGTCACGGACCGCACACGAGAGGGCGTCGTCGTCGGGATGTCGATCTGGTGGAAAAAGCTTGCACCGGATGGGTGCAATGCGAATCAGGTGACGAGCCAGGCACTCACCGACCTCGGCGGCTCCGCGACATTCTACGATTGTCTCGTCGAAGTCGAGCACGCCGAGATCTGA
- a CDS encoding peptidoglycan D,D-transpeptidase FtsI family protein, with amino-acid sequence MKHTTKTKSVTFSASPVLSVRLPMWRSKLVVFMLFMAFVALAARAFWIQGPGNAFYQKQGESRYERTIELPATRGKILDRDGLVLATSLPVRAIWAMPESVPEDLDPAKLVALGALLGMTQKELRAKLSEDKTFVYVKRQVPVDVAEKVEALKIPGIYQRTEYKRFYPEGEITAHLVGFTNIEDEGQEGVELSDQKILAGTPGIRRVIKDRMGHIIEDVDEQVVPHNGKDVELSIDSKIQYIAYSNLKAAVEKAKAKAGAAMVVDVRTGNVLALVNYPTYNPNDRSRLTGEQLRNRALTDVFEPGSIMKPFTVSLALDLHRITPNTLVDTGNGRFTLDGATITDDSANGVLTIGGVLQKSSNIGATKIAMTLKPEEMWNMYTSIGLGQAPKVGFPGAAAGRLRPWKSWRRIEQATMSYGYGLSVSLFQLARAYTAIAHDGQIMPVSIFKTDPTQPVTGPQIFSPTTAREVRTMLESVVTAAGTSPEAAVPGYRVGGKSGTAYVHTSHGYDRSKYRASFVGMAPMPNPRIVVAVSIDQPTAGSHFGGSVSGPVFSSIVGDTLRTLNVPPDMPVKQLVVSDDTAKTAKMAGVVPGKRVTFPPARPMTISADAHARPGVIR; translated from the coding sequence ATGAAACATACGACGAAGACGAAAAGCGTCACGTTCTCGGCCAGCCCGGTGCTGTCGGTGCGGTTGCCGATGTGGCGCTCGAAGCTCGTCGTGTTCATGCTGTTCATGGCGTTCGTCGCCCTTGCGGCGCGTGCCTTCTGGATTCAAGGCCCCGGCAACGCTTTCTATCAAAAGCAAGGCGAAAGCCGCTATGAGCGCACGATCGAGTTGCCCGCCACGCGCGGCAAGATCCTCGACCGCGATGGCCTCGTGCTTGCAACGAGCTTGCCCGTGCGCGCGATCTGGGCGATGCCCGAGTCGGTGCCGGAAGATCTGGACCCGGCCAAGCTCGTCGCGCTCGGCGCGCTGCTCGGCATGACGCAGAAAGAGCTGCGCGCGAAGCTTTCCGAGGACAAAACGTTCGTCTACGTGAAGCGCCAAGTGCCGGTCGACGTTGCCGAGAAAGTCGAGGCGCTCAAGATCCCCGGCATTTATCAACGCACCGAATACAAGCGCTTTTACCCCGAAGGCGAGATTACGGCCCACTTGGTCGGCTTCACCAATATCGAGGACGAGGGGCAAGAGGGCGTCGAGCTTTCCGATCAGAAGATTCTCGCGGGCACGCCCGGCATCCGGCGCGTGATCAAGGATCGGATGGGGCACATCATCGAGGACGTCGACGAGCAAGTCGTACCGCACAACGGCAAGGACGTCGAGCTCTCGATCGACAGCAAGATCCAGTACATCGCCTACTCGAACTTGAAGGCGGCTGTGGAGAAGGCGAAGGCCAAGGCGGGTGCGGCGATGGTCGTCGACGTGCGCACGGGCAACGTGCTCGCGCTCGTCAATTACCCGACCTACAACCCCAACGATCGTTCGCGCCTGACCGGCGAGCAGTTGCGCAACCGCGCGCTCACGGACGTGTTCGAACCGGGCTCGATCATGAAGCCGTTTACGGTTTCGCTCGCGCTCGATTTGCATCGAATCACGCCCAACACGCTCGTCGACACGGGTAACGGCCGATTCACACTCGACGGCGCCACGATCACCGACGACAGCGCCAACGGTGTGCTCACCATCGGCGGCGTTCTCCAGAAGTCGAGCAACATCGGGGCGACGAAGATCGCGATGACGCTCAAGCCGGAAGAGATGTGGAATATGTATACGAGCATCGGGCTCGGGCAGGCGCCGAAAGTGGGCTTCCCCGGTGCGGCGGCCGGCCGGCTGCGGCCATGGAAGAGCTGGCGCCGCATCGAGCAGGCGACGATGTCTTACGGCTATGGGCTGTCGGTTTCGCTGTTCCAGCTCGCACGCGCTTATACGGCGATCGCGCACGACGGGCAGATCATGCCCGTGTCGATTTTCAAGACCGACCCGACCCAGCCGGTGACGGGGCCGCAAATCTTCTCGCCGACGACGGCGCGCGAAGTGCGCACGATGCTCGAATCGGTCGTGACGGCGGCCGGCACGTCGCCCGAGGCCGCCGTGCCGGGCTATCGCGTCGGCGGCAAGAGCGGCACCGCGTACGTGCATACGTCGCACGGCTACGATCGCTCGAAGTACCGCGCGTCGTTCGTCGGCATGGCGCCGATGCCGAATCCGCGCATCGTCGTCGCCGTCTCGATCGATCAGCCGACCGCCGGCAGCCATTTCGGCGGCTCGGTGTCGGGTCCCGTGTTTTCCAGCATCGTCGGCGATACGCTGCGCACGCTGAACGTGCCGCCCGATATGCCGGTCAAGCAACTCGTCGTGTCCGACGATACGGCGAAGACGGCAAAGATGGCGGGCGTCGTGCCCGGTAAGCGCGTCACGTTCCCGCCCGCGCGGCCGATGACGATATCGGCCGATGCGCACGCGCGCCCGGGAGTCATCCGATGA
- the coq7 gene encoding 2-polyprenyl-3-methyl-6-methoxy-1,4-benzoquinone monooxygenase yields the protein MMLDELIVEFDRGLRSIAGVSRMSRPVPAPELEPTDARGGAEQEMTLAERAHSAGLMRVNHVGEICAQALYQAQKLATRSPSLKDAFDHAAREEEDHLAWTAARLRELDSRPSLLNPLWYTGALAIGFAAGCFGDKASLGFMAETERQVERHLDGHLKSLPEGDRSSRAIVEQMRDDERSHGQSATDAGGAELPMPIKALMRAASKVMTRTAYYI from the coding sequence ATGATGCTGGACGAGTTGATTGTCGAATTTGATCGGGGGCTGCGTTCGATCGCCGGGGTGAGCCGCATGAGCCGGCCGGTGCCTGCCCCAGAGCTGGAGCCGACCGATGCGAGGGGGGGCGCAGAACAGGAGATGACACTCGCCGAGCGCGCGCACTCGGCTGGCCTCATGCGCGTGAATCATGTCGGCGAGATCTGCGCGCAGGCGCTCTATCAAGCGCAAAAGCTCGCCACGCGCTCGCCCAGCCTCAAAGATGCCTTCGACCACGCAGCACGCGAGGAGGAAGATCACTTGGCGTGGACCGCCGCGCGCTTGCGCGAGCTGGACTCGCGTCCGAGTTTGCTCAATCCGCTCTGGTACACTGGCGCGCTTGCGATCGGTTTCGCGGCCGGCTGTTTCGGCGACAAGGCAAGCCTCGGTTTCATGGCTGAAACGGAGCGCCAAGTCGAGCGCCATCTGGACGGGCATTTGAAGTCGCTGCCCGAGGGCGATCGGTCGTCGCGCGCCATCGTCGAGCAAATGCGCGACGACGAGCGCTCGCACGGTCAGTCGGCCACTGACGCCGGCGGCGCCGAGCTGCCGATGCCGATCAAGGCGCTAATGCGCGCGGCGTCGAAAGTCATGACGCGAACGGCCTATTACATCTAA
- a CDS encoding M20 aminoacylase family protein, which translates to MKLIPEVLAARDEIQSLRRGIHAHPELRYEEMRTADLVAQCLEKWGLRVHRGLGKTGVVGVLQRGTGTRSVGLRADMDALPIEELNTFEHRSQAPGKMHACGHDGHTAMLLGAAQHLAKHGEFDGTIVFIFQPAEEGGAGARAMIEDGLFEQFPVDAVFGIHNWPGMPAGAFGVTEGPIMASSNEFRIDVKGVGAHAAMPHNGRDPVFAAIQIGNALQSIITRNKKPIDTAVLSITQIHAGDALNVIPNDAWLAGTVRTFTTEPLDLIESRMAKIAEATASAFDCSATVVFNRNYPPTINSAAETRFAVEVMREIVGAGNVADNVEPTMGAEDFSFMLQAKPGCYAFLGNGDGRHRDEGHGMGPCMLHNASYDFNDELLPVGTTYWVRLALRYLAEGIAR; encoded by the coding sequence ATGAAACTCATCCCTGAAGTCTTGGCCGCGCGAGACGAAATTCAGTCCCTGCGACGCGGCATCCATGCTCATCCTGAATTGCGCTACGAAGAGATGCGTACCGCCGATCTCGTCGCACAATGCCTTGAAAAGTGGGGGCTGCGCGTGCATCGAGGGTTGGGCAAGACGGGCGTCGTCGGCGTGCTTCAGCGAGGCACCGGCACGCGGTCGGTCGGTCTGCGAGCCGATATGGACGCCTTGCCGATCGAGGAACTCAATACGTTCGAGCATCGCTCCCAAGCGCCGGGAAAAATGCACGCCTGCGGGCATGACGGACACACCGCCATGTTGCTCGGCGCGGCGCAGCACCTAGCCAAGCATGGCGAATTCGACGGCACGATCGTCTTCATATTCCAGCCGGCGGAAGAAGGCGGCGCCGGCGCGCGCGCCATGATCGAGGACGGCTTGTTCGAGCAATTTCCTGTCGACGCCGTATTCGGAATCCACAATTGGCCCGGTATGCCGGCGGGGGCGTTCGGCGTGACCGAAGGGCCGATCATGGCATCGAGCAACGAGTTTCGTATCGACGTAAAAGGCGTCGGCGCGCATGCGGCCATGCCGCACAACGGTCGAGATCCCGTTTTCGCGGCCATTCAAATCGGCAACGCACTGCAAAGCATCATCACACGAAACAAGAAGCCAATCGATACGGCGGTGCTTTCGATCACGCAGATTCACGCCGGCGATGCGCTCAATGTGATTCCGAACGACGCGTGGCTCGCCGGCACTGTGCGCACGTTTACGACCGAGCCCCTCGATCTCATCGAGTCGAGGATGGCGAAGATTGCTGAAGCGACCGCATCGGCATTCGATTGCTCGGCAACCGTCGTTTTCAACCGCAATTACCCGCCGACGATCAACAGTGCCGCGGAAACGCGTTTCGCGGTCGAAGTCATGCGTGAAATCGTGGGTGCCGGGAACGTCGCGGACAATGTGGAGCCGACAATGGGCGCGGAGGATTTCTCGTTCATGCTGCAGGCGAAGCCCGGCTGCTATGCATTCCTCGGGAACGGTGACGGCCGGCATCGCGACGAGGGCCACGGGATGGGGCCGTGTATGCTGCACAACGCCAGTTACGACTTCAACGACGAACTGCTGCCGGTAGGAACGACGTATTGGGTGCGGCTCGCGCTGCGCTACCTGGCCGAAGGGATTGCACGCTAG
- the rsmH gene encoding 16S rRNA (cytosine(1402)-N(4))-methyltransferase RsmH: MENELQHRTVLLEEAVNALVTRADGVYVDGTFGRGGHSRAVLAKLGERARLIAFDKDPQAIATARAIGDPRFEIVHESFASLAPALATRGIGRVAGVLLDLGVSSPQLDDPARGFSFRADGPLDMRMDPTRGESAAEWLARASQQELTEVIRDYGEERFAVQIAKALVARRAESDRLGPLVTTGELAEIVARAVKTREKGKDPATRTFQAIRIHVNQELAELQVVLEAALSSLEQGGRLVVISFHSLEDRIVKRFMQAHASAPAVDRRLPIRAVDLPAAPLKIVGRVFASTAEIEANPRARSAVMRVAERVAP, encoded by the coding sequence ATGGAAAACGAATTGCAGCATCGCACGGTGCTGCTGGAAGAAGCGGTGAATGCGTTGGTCACGCGTGCGGACGGCGTCTATGTCGACGGGACGTTCGGGCGCGGCGGCCATAGCCGCGCGGTGCTCGCGAAGCTGGGCGAGCGGGCACGGCTGATCGCATTCGACAAGGATCCGCAGGCGATCGCGACGGCGCGCGCGATCGGCGATCCGCGCTTCGAGATCGTGCATGAGAGTTTTGCGTCGTTGGCGCCGGCGCTGGCGACGCGAGGTATCGGGCGTGTCGCCGGCGTGCTGCTGGATCTTGGCGTGTCGTCGCCGCAATTGGACGACCCGGCGCGTGGTTTCAGCTTTCGCGCGGACGGCCCGCTCGACATGCGGATGGACCCGACGCGCGGCGAATCCGCGGCCGAGTGGCTGGCGCGGGCGAGCCAGCAGGAACTGACGGAGGTCATTCGAGATTATGGGGAAGAACGGTTTGCTGTTCAGATTGCAAAGGCGCTTGTTGCTCGCCGGGCAGAGTCCGACCGTCTTGGGCCTCTCGTCACCACGGGCGAGCTTGCCGAAATCGTGGCTCGCGCAGTCAAGACCCGTGAGAAGGGCAAGGATCCGGCCACCCGCACCTTTCAGGCTATACGGATTCACGTCAATCAAGAGCTTGCGGAGCTGCAAGTCGTTTTAGAGGCGGCGTTGTCGTCGTTGGAGCAAGGGGGGCGGCTGGTGGTCATCAGCTTTCATTCGCTCGAGGATCGAATCGTGAAGCGATTCATGCAGGCGCATGCGAGTGCGCCTGCGGTCGATCGTCGCTTGCCGATTCGCGCCGTCGATCTGCCCGCCGCGCCGTTGAAAATCGTTGGGCGCGTCTTCGCGAGCACCGCTGAGATCGAAGCCAATCCGCGTGCCCGCTCCGCGGTCATGCGCGTCGCGGAGCGCGTCGCGCCATGA
- a CDS encoding long-chain fatty acid--CoA ligase, producing the protein MEKIWLKSYPSGVPAEIDASAYASVGDLLEDSFRQYHASRAFACMGKSITYGELDTLSRKVAAWFQAKGLARGARIAIMMPNVLQYPVVLAAVLRAGYVVVNVNPLYTPRELEHQLKDSGAEAIVILENFAGTLQAVVRNTAIKHVVVASMGDLMGAKGLIVNFVVRRVKKMVPAWSLPGHVKFNDVVAQGARLPFAAAAPSRSDIAFLQYTGGTTGVAKGAMLTHGNIVANVLQSAAWHAPANALHADVAQIVNVIALPLYHIYALTVCALLTVRTGGLGVLIPNPRDIGGMIKQLRGYAINTFPAVNTLYNAMLNHPDFGKLDFSKLMVANAGGMALQEAVAKRWYERTHVPVIEGYGLSETSPSACCNPVTATEFSGTIGLPIPSTELAIRDDDGADQPVGQPGEICIRGPQVMAGYWNRPDETAKVMTADGFFKTGDIGIMDERGYFKIIDRKKDMILVSGFNVYPNEIEDVVAKLPGVLEVAAVGVPDEHSGEAVKLVIVKKDPALTQADVLAFCKEQLTGYKRPKIVEFRTELPKSNVGKILRRELRDAAAASSAAQVTPERSA; encoded by the coding sequence ATGGAAAAAATTTGGTTGAAGTCCTACCCGTCCGGCGTTCCCGCCGAGATCGACGCTTCGGCTTACGCGTCGGTCGGCGATTTGCTCGAAGACAGCTTTCGGCAATACCACGCGTCGCGCGCATTCGCCTGCATGGGCAAGTCGATCACTTACGGCGAACTCGACACGCTTTCGCGCAAGGTTGCCGCGTGGTTCCAAGCGAAGGGGCTCGCTCGCGGGGCGCGCATCGCGATCATGATGCCGAACGTGCTGCAATATCCGGTCGTGCTGGCTGCCGTTTTGCGCGCGGGCTACGTCGTCGTGAACGTCAATCCGCTCTATACGCCGCGCGAGCTCGAGCATCAGTTGAAGGACAGCGGAGCAGAGGCCATCGTCATTCTCGAGAATTTCGCAGGGACACTGCAGGCGGTGGTACGCAACACGGCGATCAAGCATGTGGTCGTCGCGTCGATGGGCGATCTCATGGGCGCGAAAGGGCTGATCGTCAACTTCGTCGTGCGGCGGGTGAAGAAGATGGTGCCCGCTTGGAGTTTGCCCGGCCACGTGAAATTCAACGACGTCGTCGCGCAAGGCGCCCGGCTGCCGTTTGCCGCGGCCGCGCCGAGTCGGAGCGACATCGCGTTCCTGCAGTACACGGGCGGCACGACGGGCGTGGCCAAGGGGGCGATGCTCACGCACGGTAACATCGTGGCGAACGTGCTGCAGTCGGCGGCTTGGCATGCACCTGCCAACGCATTGCATGCCGACGTCGCGCAAATCGTCAACGTCATCGCGCTGCCGCTCTACCATATCTATGCGCTGACGGTCTGTGCGTTGCTGACTGTCCGCACGGGCGGTCTCGGCGTGCTGATTCCCAATCCGCGCGACATCGGCGGCATGATCAAGCAGTTGCGGGGCTACGCGATCAATACGTTCCCGGCCGTGAACACGCTCTACAACGCGATGCTCAATCATCCGGATTTCGGCAAGCTCGACTTTTCGAAATTGATGGTGGCCAACGCGGGCGGCATGGCCTTGCAGGAGGCCGTGGCCAAACGCTGGTACGAGCGCACGCATGTCCCGGTGATCGAGGGGTACGGCTTGTCGGAAACGTCGCCGAGCGCTTGCTGCAATCCCGTGACGGCCACCGAGTTCAGCGGCACGATCGGGCTGCCGATCCCATCGACCGAACTCGCGATTCGCGATGACGATGGCGCCGACCAACCCGTCGGCCAGCCCGGCGAAATCTGCATCCGCGGGCCGCAAGTGATGGCCGGCTACTGGAATCGCCCCGATGAAACCGCGAAGGTGATGACGGCCGACGGCTTCTTCAAAACGGGCGACATCGGCATCATGGACGAGCGCGGCTATTTCAAGATCATCGACCGCAAGAAGGACATGATTCTCGTCTCGGGATTCAACGTCTATCCGAACGAGATCGAAGACGTCGTCGCCAAGCTCCCCGGCGTGCTCGAGGTCGCGGCCGTCGGCGTGCCCGATGAGCATTCCGGCGAAGCGGTCAAGCTCGTTATCGTCAAGAAGGACCCGGCGCTCACGCAAGCCGACGTGCTGGCATTCTGCAAAGAGCAACTCACGGGCTATAAGCGGCCCAAGATCGTCGAGTTCCGCACCGAGTTGCCGAAGTCGAACGTCGGCAAGATCCTGCGCCGAGAGTTGCGCGATGCCGCCGCTGCGAGTTCCGCCGCGCAGGTCACGCCGGAGCGGAGCGCATAG
- the ftsL gene encoding cell division protein FtsL produces the protein MSRLNIFLLIVVLGCALSVVNATNQQRQLFVQLERAQSEEHQLQQDYAQLQYQQSALSKTSRIEQLATDTLKMQPASTGDTQFLTLAPGSSVAENAPIPTIAASAPSAQARVGKGAGRSPSRVDDRRGAR, from the coding sequence ATGAGCCGGCTGAACATCTTCTTGCTGATCGTCGTTCTCGGTTGCGCACTTTCCGTCGTCAATGCCACGAACCAGCAGCGGCAACTCTTCGTGCAGCTCGAGCGCGCGCAGTCGGAGGAGCATCAACTCCAGCAGGACTACGCGCAATTGCAGTATCAGCAAAGCGCGCTGTCGAAGACGTCGCGCATCGAGCAACTCGCCACCGATACGCTCAAGATGCAGCCCGCCTCGACGGGCGACACGCAATTCCTCACGCTCGCCCCCGGTTCGAGCGTTGCCGAGAATGCGCCGATTCCCACGATCGCGGCGAGCGCGCCGTCCGCTCAAGCGCGCGTAGGCAAGGGCGCCGGCCGCTCGCCTAGCCGTGTCGACGATCGCCGAGGCGCGCGATGA
- the mraZ gene encoding division/cell wall cluster transcriptional repressor MraZ encodes MFQGASALTLDAKGRMSVPSRYREALQGEAQGRVTLTKHPDGCLLLFPRPEWEVFRTKIAALPMDAHWWRRIFLGNASDVDLDSAGRILVSPELRMAAGLEKEIMLLGMGSHFELWDAQTYAAKEQAAMAQGMPDALKNFTF; translated from the coding sequence GTGTTTCAAGGGGCGTCGGCGCTGACGCTCGATGCGAAGGGCCGCATGTCCGTGCCCTCTCGCTATCGCGAGGCGCTACAAGGCGAGGCACAAGGACGGGTGACGCTGACGAAGCACCCGGACGGCTGCCTATTGCTGTTTCCCCGCCCCGAGTGGGAAGTCTTTCGCACCAAGATCGCCGCATTGCCGATGGACGCGCATTGGTGGCGGCGCATTTTTCTCGGTAATGCCTCCGACGTCGATCTCGATAGCGCGGGACGCATCCTCGTTTCGCCTGAATTACGCATGGCCGCGGGTCTGGAAAAGGAAATCATGTTGCTCGGCATGGGTAGCCACTTCGAACTGTGGGACGCGCAAACCTACGCGGCCAAGGAGCAGGCGGCGATGGCGCAAGGCATGCCGGACGCATTGAAGAATTTCACGTTTTGA